The Vigna unguiculata cultivar IT97K-499-35 chromosome 6, ASM411807v1, whole genome shotgun sequence genome contains a region encoding:
- the LOC114188036 gene encoding guanylate kinase 3, chloroplastic, with protein MWMSSGIYSECSMLRRLVCTTVPRLPIISPKPKPHIPNSLTQKPPSNAIKSFSSSKMGDARRPLSVPIPTLEKSERADLLRALEASLGSPFSSDPLSANPNPLIIVISGPSGVGKDTLIARLREARRGLHFVVTATTRPRRPTEVDGKDYLFVSKEEFLGMVEREELLEYALVYGDYKGVPKQQIRECLAKGCDAVLRVDIQGAATLRKALGKSAVFVFVAAESEMALVERLVDRKTETAESLLVRIGTAREEMKHMKNFDYVVVNANGKLENAVKLMESIIDAEKARVSQRTPLI; from the coding sequence ATGTGGATGAGCAGTGGTATTTACAGCGAGTGCTCCATGCTCCGCAGGCTCGTGTGCACAACTGTTCCTCGTCTTCCAATAATCtcaccaaaaccaaaacctcACATTCCCAACTCCCTCACCCAAAAGCCCCCTTCCAACGCCATCAAATCCTTCTCTTCTTCCAAAATGGGGGACGCTCGCAGACCCTTATCCGTTCCCATCCCCACCTTGGAAAAATCCGAACGCGCTGATCTCCTCCGCGCTCTGGAAGCTTCCCTAGGCTCCCCCTTCAGCTCCGACCCTCTCTCTGCCAACCCCAACCCTCTCATCATCGTCATCAGCGGCCCCAGCGGCGTCGGCAAAGACACCCTTATCGCGCGCCTCCGCGAGGCCCGCCGTGGCCTCCACTTTGTCGTCACCGCCACAACGCGCCCGCGCCGCCCCACTGAAGTCGACGGCAAGGACTACCTTTTCGTGTCGAAGGAGGAGTTTCTCGGGATGGTGGAGCGGGAGGAGCTGCTCGAGTACGCCCTCGTCTATGGGGACTACAAGGGCGTCCCCAAGCAGCAGATTCGCGAATGCCTCGCCAAGGGCTGTGACGCCGTTCTTAGGGTCGATATTCAGGGCGCTGCCACGCTGAGGAAGGCGCTTGGGAAGTCGGCGGTGTTTGTGTTCGTGGCGGCCGAGAGCGAGATGGCTCTGGTGGAGAGGCTCGTGGACCGGAAGACGGAGACGGCGGAATCGCTGCTGGTGAGGATCGGCACCGCGAGAGAGGAGATGAAGCATATGAAGAATTTTGATTATGTTGTGGTGAATGCGAATGGGAAGCTGGAGAATGCGGTGAAGTTGATGGAGTCTATCATTGATGCTGAGAAAGCTAGGGTTTCGCAACGGACTCCTCTCATATAA